The following proteins are co-located in the Pedobacter sp. FW305-3-2-15-E-R2A2 genome:
- the rplK gene encoding 50S ribosomal protein L11, whose product MAKEVSALVKLQIKGGAANPSPPVGPALGAKGVNIMEFCKQFNARTQDKPGKVLPVVITVYADKSFEFIIKTPPVAIQLKDATKLTSGSAEPNRKKVGSVTWDQVKSIAEDKMTDLNAFTIESAMSMVAGTARSMGITVSGDAPWTN is encoded by the coding sequence ATGGCAAAAGAAGTCAGTGCACTTGTTAAGTTACAGATCAAGGGTGGAGCTGCAAATCCATCGCCACCAGTAGGACCTGCGTTAGGTGCTAAAGGGGTGAACATCATGGAGTTTTGCAAACAATTCAATGCTCGTACCCAAGATAAGCCCGGTAAAGTATTACCAGTTGTAATTACTGTTTATGCTGACAAGTCTTTCGAATTTATCATCAAAACCCCTCCGGTTGCTATCCAGTTAAAGGATGCTACTAAATTAACGAGTGGTTCTGCTGAGCCCAACCGTAAGAAAGTTGGTTCGGTGACTTGGGATCAGGTTAAGTCAATTGCTGAAGATAAAATGACTGATTTAAATGCTTTCACTATCGAATCTGCAATGAGTATGGTTGCAGGTACAGCACGCAGTATGGGAATCACCGTTAGCGGTGATGCACCTTGGACAAATTAA
- the nusG gene encoding transcription termination/antitermination protein NusG, producing MDDQLKWYVVRAVSGKEKKVKQYIDSEISRLGFSHLVPQVLIPMEKYYQMKEGKKIAKERNFYPGYVLIEANLDGELEHIIKNVNSVIGFLGDKGGNPVPMRQAEVNRILGKVDEMSQQGETMNVAYYVGENIKVMDGPFNGFTGVIEEVNEEKKKLKVMVKIFGRKTPLELNYMQVEKE from the coding sequence ATGGACGATCAGTTAAAATGGTATGTAGTTAGGGCTGTTAGCGGAAAAGAGAAGAAGGTAAAACAGTATATCGATTCTGAAATTAGCCGTTTAGGTTTTTCTCATCTTGTGCCTCAGGTATTAATCCCAATGGAGAAATACTACCAGATGAAAGAGGGAAAAAAAATTGCAAAAGAGCGTAACTTCTATCCCGGATATGTTTTAATTGAAGCGAATTTGGATGGAGAACTTGAACACATTATTAAGAACGTTAATAGTGTGATTGGTTTTTTAGGGGATAAAGGAGGAAACCCGGTTCCTATGCGTCAGGCAGAGGTTAACCGTATTTTAGGTAAAGTTGATGAGATGAGCCAGCAAGGTGAAACCATGAACGTAGCTTACTATGTCGGAGAGAACATCAAAGTAATGGATGGACCATTTAACGGTTTCACCGGTGTGATCGAAGAGGTAAACGAAGAGAAGAAAAAACTAAAAGTTATGGTTAAGATTTTCGGAAGAAAAACTCCATTGGAGCTTAACTATATGCAAGTAGAAAAAGAATAG
- the secE gene encoding preprotein translocase subunit SecE has translation MAKVVQFIKESYEEMTQKVTWPTWGELQNSAVLVLVASFIIALVVFAMDKGSTFVLDTFYKSLSN, from the coding sequence ATGGCTAAAGTAGTTCAATTTATTAAAGAATCGTATGAAGAAATGACCCAGAAGGTTACTTGGCCTACATGGGGAGAATTGCAAAATTCTGCAGTGCTGGTTCTGGTAGCTTCGTTTATCATTGCATTAGTTGTTTTTGCAATGGATAAGGGATCTACTTTTGTTTTAGATACTTTTTATAAATCACTTTCTAATTAA
- the tuf gene encoding elongation factor Tu — MAKEKFDRSKPHLNIGTIGHVDHGKTTLTAAITKVLSDAGLSEARSFDSIDSAPEEKERGITINTAHVEYSTANRHYAHVDCPGHADYVKNMVTGAAQMDGAIIVVAATDGPMPQTREHILLARQVGVPSLVVFMNKVDMVDDPELLELVEMEVRELLSFYEFPGDDIPVIQGSALGGLNGDPKWVGKIMELMDAVDSYIPIPPRLTELPFLMPVEDVFSITGRGTVATGRIERGVINSGDPVEILGMGAENLKSTVTGVEMFRKILDYGEAGDNVGLLLRGIEKTDIRRGMVICKPGSVTPHTDFKAEIYVLSKAEGGRHTPFFNKYRPQFYFRTTDVTGEISLAEGTEMVMPGDNVTITVKLINAIAMEKGLRFAIREGGRTVGAGQVTEILK, encoded by the coding sequence ATGGCAAAAGAAAAGTTTGACCGCAGCAAGCCGCACTTAAACATCGGCACAATCGGTCACGTTGACCACGGTAAAACAACCTTAACAGCAGCTATCACTAAAGTGTTATCTGATGCTGGTTTATCTGAGGCGCGTTCATTTGATTCTATTGACTCTGCTCCAGAGGAAAAAGAAAGAGGTATCACTATCAATACAGCACACGTTGAGTATTCAACAGCTAACCGTCACTATGCACACGTTGACTGTCCAGGTCACGCGGATTATGTAAAGAACATGGTTACTGGTGCTGCACAAATGGATGGAGCTATCATCGTTGTAGCTGCTACAGATGGTCCGATGCCACAAACTCGTGAGCACATTCTATTGGCTCGTCAGGTTGGTGTTCCTTCATTGGTAGTATTCATGAATAAAGTGGATATGGTTGACGATCCTGAATTACTAGAATTAGTAGAGATGGAAGTTCGTGAATTGTTATCTTTCTATGAATTCCCTGGTGATGATATCCCTGTGATTCAAGGTTCAGCTCTTGGTGGCTTGAACGGAGATCCGAAATGGGTTGGAAAAATCATGGAGCTTATGGATGCTGTAGATAGCTACATTCCAATTCCTCCACGTTTAACTGAACTTCCATTCTTAATGCCTGTTGAAGATGTATTCTCGATCACTGGTCGTGGTACTGTTGCAACTGGTCGTATTGAGCGTGGTGTAATCAACTCTGGAGATCCAGTTGAGATCTTGGGTATGGGTGCTGAAAATCTTAAATCAACTGTAACAGGTGTTGAGATGTTCCGTAAGATCCTTGATTATGGTGAAGCAGGTGATAACGTAGGTCTATTGTTACGTGGTATTGAGAAAACTGATATCCGTCGTGGTATGGTTATCTGTAAACCAGGTTCAGTAACTCCTCACACAGATTTCAAAGCTGAGATCTATGTATTATCAAAAGCAGAAGGTGGACGTCACACTCCATTCTTTAACAAATACCGTCCACAATTCTATTTCCGTACCACAGACGTTACTGGTGAGATCTCACTAGCTGAAGGAACTGAAATGGTTATGCCAGGTGATAACGTTACGATCACAGTTAAATTGATCAACGCAATCGCAATGGAAAAAGGTCTACGTTTCGCAATCCGTGAGGGTGGTAGAACAGTAGGTGCTGGTCAGGTAACTGAAATTTTAAAATAG
- the raiA gene encoding ribosome-associated translation inhibitor RaiA has product MKITVQSIHFNADQKLLEFIQKKVDKLDQFFDQIISGEVYLKLENVDDEANKISEIKLIVPGVTMFAKEQCKTFEEATDLAIESLRKQITKHKDKTREKLSEHKAILNANEVSDY; this is encoded by the coding sequence ATGAAAATTACAGTTCAATCGATCCATTTCAATGCAGACCAGAAGTTGTTAGAGTTTATTCAGAAGAAAGTGGATAAGTTAGATCAGTTCTTCGACCAGATTATTAGTGGGGAGGTCTATTTGAAATTAGAGAATGTAGATGATGAGGCAAATAAAATAAGTGAGATCAAACTGATCGTTCCGGGTGTTACAATGTTCGCAAAGGAGCAATGTAAAACTTTTGAAGAGGCGACGGATTTGGCAATTGAGTCCCTGAGAAAACAAATCACCAAACATAAAGACAAGACGAGAGAAAAATTAAGTGAACATAAAGCAATTTTAAATGCTAACGAAGTATCTGATTATTAG
- a CDS encoding tyrosine-type recombinase/integrase: MIIAQFLTYLQHEKRYSPHTIQSYKTDLLQFSEYMLKTFELPLTEVGHIHVRNFMVALLEDHVSENSVGRKLSTLRSFYKHLSREGLISPNPMTLVKAPKVPKRLPVFVDDQKLDVLLDSGEFFDDTFPSVRDKVVIETLFGTGMRLAELLSLKESDIDFYGATVRVLGKRNKERIIPIGKVLGDQMKAYIELKTLQNFNNKTGVLIVTDKGAPAYTKLIYRIVTSYLTNVSTQDKKSPHVLRHSYATSLLNRGADLNAIKELLGHASLAATQVYTHNSVERLKSIYKQAHPKA; the protein is encoded by the coding sequence ATGATCATTGCTCAATTCCTGACATATCTCCAGCACGAGAAGCGTTATTCTCCACATACCATTCAGTCTTACAAAACGGACTTGTTGCAGTTTAGTGAATATATGCTGAAAACATTTGAATTGCCCCTTACTGAAGTAGGGCATATTCATGTAAGAAATTTCATGGTGGCCCTTCTGGAGGATCATGTTTCTGAGAATTCTGTAGGAAGGAAGCTCTCTACGCTTCGCAGTTTCTATAAACACCTTTCCCGTGAGGGTTTGATTTCTCCAAATCCGATGACGCTTGTAAAGGCGCCTAAAGTACCCAAACGACTTCCTGTATTTGTAGACGATCAAAAGCTGGATGTCCTGCTGGACTCTGGTGAATTTTTCGACGATACTTTTCCTTCTGTACGTGATAAGGTGGTGATCGAAACCTTATTTGGGACCGGTATGCGTTTGGCGGAACTGCTGTCGCTGAAAGAATCGGATATTGATTTTTATGGGGCTACGGTTCGGGTTTTGGGAAAAAGGAATAAAGAAAGAATTATTCCGATAGGCAAAGTCCTTGGAGATCAGATGAAAGCTTATATTGAGTTGAAAACGTTACAGAATTTTAATAACAAAACTGGGGTCTTAATCGTTACAGATAAAGGAGCTCCTGCTTATACCAAGCTCATCTATAGAATAGTGACCAGTTATTTGACAAATGTATCCACACAGGATAAGAAAAGTCCGCACGTATTGCGTCATTCCTACGCAACAAGCCTGTTGAACAGGGGTGCAGATTTAAATGCAATAAAAGAGTTATTGGGACATGCCAGCCTGGCGGCAACCCAGGTATATACCCATAACTCCGTAGAAAGATTAAAATCAATATATAAACAAGCCCATCCAAAGGCATAA
- the rpsU gene encoding 30S ribosomal protein S21 has product MIIINIKDGESLDKALKRFKKKFEKTGVLRELRSRQAYEKKSVARRTLVKHAIYKQNMQLEGTV; this is encoded by the coding sequence ATGATTATCATTAATATTAAAGACGGCGAATCACTAGATAAAGCCTTAAAACGTTTCAAGAAGAAATTCGAGAAAACAGGTGTGTTAAGAGAATTACGTAGCCGCCAAGCTTATGAGAAAAAATCTGTAGCTCGTCGTACACTAGTTAAACATGCTATTTACAAGCAAAACATGCAACTTGAAGGAACGGTATAG
- a CDS encoding acyl-CoA dehydrogenase family protein: MLEMMDSSVGYNFSISENQEMIRKMVKDFAEKNIRANVMEWDEAQHFPVEIFKKLGELGLMGVLVPEIYGGSGFGYQEYVDVIVEVAKVCGSIGLSLAAHNSLCTGHILAFANEEQKHRWLPKLATAEWIGAWGLTEANTGSDALRMMTTATLDGDEYVINGAKNWITHGKSGDIAVVMVRTGEKGSSKGISAIVVERGTPGFSAGKKENKLGMRASETTEMIFDNCRVPKENLLGNVGEGFKQAMKVLDGGRISIAALSLGIAKGAYEAALQYAKERHQFGQPIANFQGISFKLADMATEIEAADLLIRQAADLKNRGLPMTKESAMAKYFASEVSVRCATEAVQIFGGYGYTKDFPVEKYYRDSKLCTIGEGTSEIQKIVIAREVLKD, encoded by the coding sequence ATGTTAGAAATGATGGATAGTTCTGTAGGATACAACTTCAGTATCTCAGAAAATCAGGAGATGATCAGGAAGATGGTAAAAGATTTTGCTGAAAAGAATATTCGTGCCAATGTAATGGAATGGGATGAAGCTCAACATTTTCCGGTTGAGATTTTTAAGAAATTAGGGGAGCTGGGATTGATGGGCGTACTGGTCCCTGAAATTTATGGTGGTTCTGGCTTTGGATATCAGGAGTATGTAGATGTGATTGTGGAAGTAGCTAAGGTTTGTGGTTCTATCGGTCTATCTCTGGCAGCACACAATTCCTTATGTACCGGTCATATTTTAGCTTTTGCGAATGAAGAACAAAAACATAGATGGTTGCCTAAATTGGCGACTGCGGAATGGATTGGTGCATGGGGGCTGACAGAGGCGAATACTGGTTCTGACGCTTTACGCATGATGACAACCGCTACACTTGATGGAGATGAATATGTGATCAATGGCGCAAAAAACTGGATTACCCATGGTAAGTCAGGCGATATTGCTGTCGTAATGGTTCGTACCGGAGAGAAAGGCAGTTCAAAAGGAATATCTGCGATCGTAGTAGAGCGCGGTACTCCTGGTTTTTCTGCCGGTAAAAAAGAGAATAAACTGGGCATGCGTGCTTCGGAGACTACAGAAATGATTTTCGACAATTGCAGGGTGCCTAAAGAAAACTTGCTTGGAAATGTTGGCGAAGGGTTTAAACAAGCGATGAAAGTATTGGATGGAGGAAGAATCTCTATTGCGGCTTTATCTTTGGGAATTGCTAAAGGTGCTTATGAAGCTGCGCTTCAGTATGCAAAAGAACGTCATCAGTTTGGACAGCCGATTGCAAACTTTCAGGGAATAAGTTTTAAACTGGCAGATATGGCAACGGAGATTGAAGCCGCAGATTTGCTGATCCGTCAGGCAGCAGATTTAAAGAATCGCGGATTACCTATGACCAAGGAATCAGCAATGGCTAAATATTTCGCATCAGAGGTTTCTGTAAGGTGTGCCACAGAGGCAGTTCAGATCTTCGGTGGGTACGGATACACTAAAGATTTTCCGGTAGAGAAGTATTACAGGGACAGTAAATTGTGTACGATTGGAGAGGGAACATCAGAAATACAAAAAATTGTGATTGCAAGGGAAGTTTTAAAAGATTAA
- a CDS encoding ATP-binding protein, translated as MRFITRKDVLLQIKRDLIGKDAYRGVTLTYSWMANQFGHFSLGFIPTFILYKILTSKTEMTQVEVWSPLIIWGCWILFELYNFLGPLLLNVPIKKTTSGKKTYIFNPEWANVTFDTLTDLCFFGIGALACSLICLYSLPIMIGFVILCLLSLYPSYYWYSTKMHLQNAGYPFQLRLSQWNFNMQDQHKKMISDFLNCKERGKHLLLFGSKGSGKTSLSVGIATEMSIRNNRCSYVTATKLLSMFFEQSDNSTLSPGSWTWHDSSLLVIDDINPGGLIKKDILRATLFYELLNNPHYGPFNIQHIKAMNIIWVMGNEEPSEKVEDTWEHLLGLIGVPESDIITVNLGGA; from the coding sequence ATGAGATTTATTACCAGAAAAGATGTCCTTTTACAAATAAAAAGGGACCTTATTGGAAAAGATGCTTACCGTGGGGTAACGTTAACCTATTCCTGGATGGCCAATCAGTTCGGACATTTTTCCCTCGGTTTTATCCCCACCTTTATCTTATATAAGATTTTAACGTCAAAAACAGAAATGACGCAGGTGGAAGTTTGGTCTCCGCTGATCATCTGGGGATGCTGGATTTTGTTCGAGCTGTATAACTTTCTTGGCCCACTCCTGCTCAACGTTCCCATCAAAAAAACAACTTCCGGAAAAAAGACCTATATCTTTAACCCCGAATGGGCGAATGTCACTTTCGATACCCTTACCGACCTTTGTTTCTTTGGCATTGGCGCCCTCGCCTGCAGCCTGATCTGTCTCTATTCTCTACCCATCATGATCGGATTTGTCATTTTATGCCTGCTATCCCTTTACCCTTCTTATTATTGGTACTCCACAAAGATGCACCTGCAAAATGCCGGCTATCCTTTCCAACTCCGGCTAAGCCAATGGAATTTCAATATGCAGGACCAGCACAAAAAAATGATCAGTGATTTTTTAAATTGTAAAGAAAGAGGAAAGCACCTATTACTGTTCGGCTCTAAAGGCAGTGGAAAGACCTCTCTTTCCGTAGGAATTGCTACAGAAATGTCCATCCGAAACAATCGCTGCAGCTACGTAACGGCTACAAAGTTATTGTCTATGTTTTTTGAACAAAGTGACAACAGCACACTCTCTCCGGGTTCATGGACATGGCATGATTCTTCTCTTCTGGTAATTGACGACATCAATCCCGGCGGACTCATCAAGAAGGATATTTTAAGGGCGACTTTATTTTACGAATTGCTCAACAATCCTCACTACGGCCCTTTTAACATCCAACACATTAAAGCAATGAACATCATCTGGGTAATGGGAAATGAGGAACCTTCGGAAAAGGTAGAAGATACCTGGGAACACCTGCTCGGACTGATAGGTGTACCGGAGTCAGACATCATTACTGTAAATCTCGGAGGCGCTTAG
- a CDS encoding LuxR C-terminal-related transcriptional regulator — protein MKMQEKETFGDYSKTFITAVPADLKSEEALFFDERIPKFADEAVYIYSFKQNRMIYASGWEDVLGYKDDEINMLAIVNMSAPEFAHFSHELNDKALKFIHHKTKDLEKYSFTIELKKIHKNGTQVPISARVGVFSSENGKIESIIGRFQVNRSLIFGKVMRYAAYGPEKEKFEEELNKILFSYLAISNKEKEALELVAKGYSFKEIAHALKVSHSAIEKRIIPLYKRFNVKSLTHLVSFAYDNYILP, from the coding sequence ATGAAAATGCAAGAGAAAGAGACTTTTGGTGATTATTCTAAGACTTTTATTACAGCTGTTCCTGCGGATCTGAAAAGTGAGGAGGCGTTGTTTTTTGATGAGCGCATACCGAAGTTTGCGGATGAAGCGGTATATATTTACTCCTTTAAGCAAAACCGGATGATCTATGCCAGTGGTTGGGAAGATGTTTTAGGATATAAAGATGATGAAATCAATATGCTGGCTATTGTCAACATGTCTGCACCGGAATTTGCCCATTTTTCTCATGAGCTGAACGATAAAGCCTTAAAATTTATTCATCATAAGACAAAGGATCTTGAAAAATATAGCTTTACTATTGAGCTGAAAAAAATCCATAAAAATGGAACGCAAGTTCCTATTTCTGCGAGGGTAGGGGTTTTCAGTTCTGAAAATGGAAAGATCGAATCGATCATTGGTCGTTTTCAGGTGAACAGAAGCCTGATCTTTGGAAAGGTGATGCGTTATGCCGCTTATGGACCGGAAAAAGAAAAGTTTGAAGAAGAGCTGAATAAAATTCTTTTTAGTTACCTGGCCATCTCTAACAAAGAAAAGGAAGCATTAGAACTGGTGGCGAAAGGCTATTCTTTTAAAGAAATTGCCCATGCGCTTAAAGTTTCCCATTCTGCAATAGAGAAAAGGATTATTCCATTGTATAAACGTTTCAATGTGAAAAGTCTGACCCATCTGGTCAGCTTTGCCTACGACAATTACATTTTACCTTAA
- a CDS encoding adenine phosphoribosyltransferase: protein MIEEKIKQTVRDVNDFPKPGIIFKDITPILKDPKLCLQIAEALAAQLKGIEIDVVAGIESRGFLFGPALAQLLNVPFIPIRKAGKLPYKTIQQSYDLEYGTATIEVHEDALVAGQRVLIHDDLLATGGTVVAASKLVMQLGAEVAAYSFIISLDFLNGRTRLSPYAVKVCSLASY, encoded by the coding sequence ATGATTGAAGAAAAAATTAAGCAGACCGTCCGCGATGTGAACGATTTCCCAAAACCGGGAATTATTTTTAAAGACATTACGCCAATCCTGAAAGATCCTAAGCTGTGTTTACAGATCGCTGAAGCTTTAGCTGCACAATTGAAAGGTATAGAGATTGATGTGGTTGCAGGAATTGAAAGCAGAGGATTCTTATTCGGACCGGCATTGGCACAGCTTTTAAATGTACCCTTTATTCCCATCCGTAAGGCCGGGAAATTGCCTTACAAAACCATACAGCAAAGTTACGATCTGGAATATGGTACTGCAACGATTGAAGTTCATGAGGATGCTTTGGTTGCCGGTCAACGGGTCCTGATCCACGATGATCTGTTGGCTACAGGAGGAACCGTTGTGGCAGCCTCCAAACTCGTGATGCAACTAGGGGCAGAGGTAGCTGCCTATTCGTTTATCATTAGTCTGGATTTTTTAAATGGGAGAACGCGATTAAGTCCTTACGCAGTTAAGGTTTGCTCGTTAGCTTCCTATTAA
- a CDS encoding helix-hairpin-helix domain-containing protein, which translates to MRKWLNNYFEFSRKEFNGLMVLLILLAVVFVFPTVYQALRPQELPTAEEQLAVLKFAMANQPEEHKKPESRIFSAKGYPEKRKSVLFYFDPNVIDIDDWQKLGLSEKQAQAILNYRLKGGVFRKKADLQKMYTISPQLYRMLEPYVQIAGTTEQQISQRTEVSPGTQVSNPKELKLIELNGADTLELDQIKGIGKVFARRIVAYRERIGGFHKKEQLMEVFGIDSLKYNEVKTQVSVDPAKLKKININTAELADFKFHPYIRYKQVNALIQYRKQHGNYSNIADLNKVAILTPEIIGRLAPYLTF; encoded by the coding sequence ATGAGAAAATGGCTAAATAACTACTTTGAATTTTCCAGAAAGGAATTTAATGGCCTGATGGTTTTGTTGATTCTCCTGGCTGTGGTTTTTGTATTTCCTACGGTTTATCAGGCATTAAGGCCTCAGGAGCTTCCCACAGCGGAAGAGCAACTGGCCGTGCTGAAATTTGCCATGGCCAATCAGCCGGAAGAACACAAGAAGCCGGAGTCCCGAATTTTTTCTGCAAAGGGTTATCCCGAAAAAAGAAAATCTGTATTGTTTTATTTTGATCCCAACGTCATTGACATCGACGACTGGCAAAAGCTGGGCTTATCGGAAAAACAGGCCCAGGCGATTTTAAATTACCGGCTGAAAGGAGGGGTGTTTCGTAAGAAAGCTGATTTACAAAAGATGTATACTATTAGTCCTCAGTTGTATCGTATGCTTGAACCTTATGTGCAAATTGCAGGAACTACTGAACAGCAGATATCACAAAGAACCGAAGTCAGCCCAGGGACGCAGGTTTCCAACCCTAAAGAATTGAAGCTGATAGAACTGAATGGAGCAGATACCCTGGAGTTGGATCAGATTAAAGGAATAGGTAAGGTCTTCGCTAGAAGGATTGTCGCTTATAGGGAAAGGATAGGTGGATTCCATAAAAAGGAACAGCTGATGGAGGTGTTTGGGATCGATTCCCTTAAGTACAATGAGGTTAAAACTCAGGTGAGTGTAGATCCAGCTAAGCTGAAAAAGATCAATATCAATACCGCAGAGCTTGCAGATTTTAAGTTCCATCCCTATATCCGTTATAAACAAGTAAATGCACTGATACAATATAGAAAACAACACGGAAATTATAGTAATATTGCCGACTTAAATAAGGTCGCCATTTTAACGCCTGAAATTATAGGGAGGCTGGCCCCTTATCTTACTTTTTAA
- a CDS encoding GNAT family N-acyltransferase → MKIITTKEFAKATKIDKLGVPGLAALLMEMMKLNDINKVFSQNEHFNGLEFVDKILETIGVSIDFDEDDLKSIPKTGGFIAIANHPYGGIEGLALVKLLCTVRPESKVMVNFILKKIPNLSEFFVAVNPFENVQHTSSISGLKATFDLLQSGTPIGIFPAGEVSTFSLDKQEITDRLWHPVVGKLIARAKLPVVPIYFHGNNGVLFNILSFIHPTLRTAKLPSEFLNKQGLKIKVRIGKPIHIEDISYRNNTNKLLDFLRARTYALGTGLDEEKKLFNPINLFKIKKKPEPVIEETERSLIVAEIEDLESFRVWQEKNYEVYITPTAIIPNILREIGRLREITFREVGEGTNKKIDLDNYDIYYHHLFIWDKDQQNIVGAYRIGKGDEILNTMGRRGFYLSELFKIKEPFYPLLRKGIELGRSWIRKEYQLKPLPLFLLWKGILKYLLDNPQYRYMFGPVSISNNFSKFSKSLIVDYITKNHFDYELAAYVKPKNKFKADLSAIDKNLLIESSESLKDLDSLISDIENSHIKIPVLLRQYMNLNAKIICFNIDPKFSDCLDGFLVVDMQNIPSEMLEKIGKNF, encoded by the coding sequence ATGAAGATCATAACCACCAAAGAGTTTGCAAAGGCCACTAAGATAGATAAGTTAGGTGTGCCTGGCCTGGCCGCCTTACTTATGGAGATGATGAAATTGAATGATATCAACAAGGTTTTTTCCCAGAATGAACATTTTAACGGTTTAGAGTTTGTTGATAAAATCCTGGAAACTATTGGTGTAAGTATCGATTTTGATGAGGACGATTTAAAAAGTATTCCAAAGACAGGAGGATTCATCGCGATAGCCAATCACCCTTACGGTGGAATAGAAGGCCTGGCACTGGTAAAACTGTTATGTACAGTAAGACCGGAGTCCAAGGTAATGGTGAACTTTATCCTTAAAAAGATCCCCAACCTGAGTGAATTCTTCGTTGCGGTAAATCCCTTCGAAAATGTACAACATACTTCCAGCATCAGCGGACTCAAAGCGACTTTTGACTTGCTTCAAAGCGGCACCCCTATCGGGATATTCCCTGCAGGTGAGGTTTCGACCTTCAGCCTGGACAAACAGGAAATCACCGACAGGTTATGGCACCCTGTAGTAGGTAAACTGATTGCACGAGCAAAACTACCGGTTGTTCCTATTTATTTCCATGGCAACAACGGCGTGCTGTTTAACATCCTTAGTTTCATTCACCCTACCTTAAGAACCGCTAAGCTTCCCTCAGAATTCCTGAACAAGCAGGGGCTTAAAATTAAGGTCAGAATAGGTAAGCCTATTCATATTGAAGACATCTCGTACAGAAACAACACCAATAAATTACTTGATTTCTTACGCGCCCGCACCTATGCATTAGGAACAGGCCTTGATGAGGAAAAGAAATTATTCAACCCCATCAACCTCTTCAAGATCAAGAAAAAGCCAGAACCTGTTATTGAAGAAACTGAGCGTTCACTGATCGTAGCGGAAATTGAGGACCTGGAGAGCTTCAGGGTATGGCAGGAGAAGAACTATGAGGTATACATCACTCCAACTGCCATCATTCCAAATATCCTAAGAGAGATTGGCCGTTTACGCGAAATCACCTTTAGAGAAGTCGGCGAAGGAACGAATAAGAAAATCGATCTGGACAATTACGATATCTACTACCACCACTTGTTCATCTGGGACAAGGACCAGCAGAACATTGTAGGTGCCTACCGGATCGGTAAAGGAGATGAGATTCTAAATACGATGGGCAGAAGAGGTTTTTACCTTTCGGAGCTCTTCAAAATTAAAGAGCCTTTTTATCCTTTGCTGAGAAAAGGAATAGAACTGGGCAGGTCCTGGATCCGCAAGGAATACCAGCTGAAACCTCTGCCACTCTTTTTACTGTGGAAAGGAATTCTAAAATATTTACTGGACAATCCGCAGTACCGTTACATGTTTGGTCCGGTAAGCATCAGTAATAACTTCTCTAAGTTCTCCAAATCACTTATTGTAGATTATATTACCAAGAATCACTTTGACTATGAACTGGCGGCTTATGTGAAGCCTAAGAACAAATTTAAAGCAGATCTGTCTGCCATAGATAAAAACCTTTTGATTGAAAGCAGCGAGTCTTTAAAAGACTTGGACAGCTTGATCTCAGATATTGAAAACTCGCATATTAAAATTCCGGTATTGTTAAGACAGTATATGAACCTAAACGCGAAGATCATTTGTTTCAATATAGATCCTAAGTTCTCCGATTGCCTCGATGGATTCCTGGTGGTGGATATGCAGAATATCCCTTCAGAAATGCTGGAGAAAATTGGTAAGAATTTCTAA